Proteins found in one Amycolatopsis umgeniensis genomic segment:
- a CDS encoding SCO0930 family lipoprotein — translation MLRKRFVVAAAAAAAGLVLLSACSGGTEAAAPAVAPAAAVAGAGGNAPAAKGETKVAVAEAGELGQVLVDKGGFTLYRFDKDSAKPPKSNCDGDCAKAWPPVLADGEVQIEGVDQALVGELTRADGRKQVTVGGWALYRYAKDAKAGEAKGQGVGSTWYAANAKGGKAGQAAKEAPAEEKADGATKLVASNVDGIGPAIVDQEGFTLYMFTKDKKNKQPTCNGDCAKNWPPVLAEGDVQLEGIDAKLLGTVKRADGTTQVTVGGWAVYRYAKDAKAGEANGHGVGGTWFVIEPAGCKSTAPVKDKAAQSGNAAPKKEEGAPAQSGGSEYGY, via the coding sequence ATGCTTCGCAAGCGTTTCGTCGTCGCAGCGGCGGCCGCGGCCGCGGGCCTGGTGCTGCTGTCGGCCTGCTCCGGTGGCACCGAGGCCGCCGCACCCGCCGTCGCACCCGCCGCGGCGGTCGCCGGAGCGGGCGGGAACGCCCCCGCGGCCAAGGGCGAGACCAAGGTGGCCGTGGCCGAAGCCGGGGAGCTCGGTCAGGTGCTCGTCGACAAGGGCGGGTTCACCTTGTACCGCTTCGACAAGGACAGCGCGAAGCCGCCGAAGTCCAATTGCGACGGTGACTGCGCGAAGGCCTGGCCGCCGGTGCTCGCCGACGGCGAAGTGCAGATCGAAGGCGTGGACCAGGCACTGGTCGGCGAACTGACCCGCGCCGACGGCCGCAAGCAGGTCACCGTCGGTGGTTGGGCGCTCTACCGCTACGCCAAGGACGCCAAGGCCGGTGAGGCGAAGGGGCAGGGTGTCGGCAGTACTTGGTACGCCGCGAACGCCAAGGGCGGCAAGGCGGGCCAGGCGGCCAAGGAGGCTCCGGCCGAGGAGAAGGCGGACGGCGCGACGAAGCTGGTCGCGAGCAACGTCGACGGCATCGGACCGGCCATTGTGGACCAGGAGGGCTTCACCCTCTACATGTTCACCAAGGACAAGAAGAACAAGCAGCCGACCTGCAACGGTGACTGCGCCAAGAACTGGCCGCCGGTGCTCGCCGAGGGTGACGTCCAGCTCGAAGGCATCGATGCGAAGCTGCTCGGCACGGTGAAGCGCGCGGACGGCACCACGCAGGTCACCGTCGGCGGCTGGGCCGTCTACCGCTACGCCAAGGACGCCAAAGCCGGCGAAGCGAACGGTCACGGCGTCGGCGGCACCTGGTTCGTCATCGAACCCGCCGGGTGCAAGAGCACCGCGCCGGTCAAGGACAAGGCGGCCCAAAGCGGGAACGCCGCCCCCAAGAAGGAGGAAGGCGCTCCCGCCCAGTCCGGTGGTTCGGAGTACGGATACTGA
- a CDS encoding class-II fumarase/aspartase family protein, with amino-acid sequence MNADPDSGLLSPVRAGTPAEAATGDLAWVRALLDTEAALARAQARTGLIPRAAAEAITEAAASAEIDVVALARAARETANPVVGLIKELTAAAGTEYVHRGSTSQDIFDTAMMLVAARTRVLLAADLEATADALEGLARAHRDTIMAGRTLTAHAVPTTFGLKAAGWRQLTLDALDRLSRVVLPVSLGGAAGTQAAYAEYARLAELPDGYPQRLQSAFAEETGLAETTLPWHTLRTPTADLAAALAFTAAALGKIAVDVQFLTRTEVGEVTEPAGEGRGGSSAMPHKRNPVLATLIRSAALQVPVLATGVTQSLISEDERSAGAWHAEWQLLRECLRLTGGAAYTAAELARGLVVNDERSRENLDFTHGQIVSERLSTVLAPLLGKARAKEVLGRASGLALKQGRNLGEVLSDLPEITGVLPAESLADLLDPANYTGSAGALTDNALEARKENPGTS; translated from the coding sequence ATGAACGCCGATCCCGATTCCGGCCTCCTCTCCCCGGTCCGCGCCGGCACGCCCGCCGAGGCGGCGACGGGTGATCTCGCCTGGGTGCGGGCCTTGCTCGATACGGAGGCCGCGCTCGCCAGGGCGCAGGCCCGCACCGGGTTGATCCCGCGGGCCGCGGCCGAGGCGATCACCGAGGCGGCCGCGTCGGCCGAGATCGACGTGGTCGCGCTGGCGAGGGCGGCGCGTGAGACGGCGAATCCGGTCGTGGGGCTGATCAAGGAACTGACGGCGGCGGCCGGTACGGAGTACGTCCATCGCGGCTCCACGAGTCAGGACATCTTCGACACCGCGATGATGCTGGTCGCCGCGCGGACGAGGGTCCTTCTCGCGGCCGACCTCGAGGCGACGGCGGACGCGCTGGAGGGTCTCGCTCGCGCGCATCGCGACACGATCATGGCAGGGCGCACCCTCACCGCCCACGCCGTTCCGACCACGTTCGGGCTCAAGGCGGCGGGCTGGCGCCAGCTGACGCTCGACGCGCTCGACAGGCTCAGCCGTGTCGTCCTGCCGGTCTCGCTCGGTGGCGCGGCCGGCACTCAGGCCGCGTACGCCGAGTACGCGCGTCTCGCCGAGCTGCCCGACGGCTATCCGCAACGGCTTCAGTCGGCCTTCGCCGAAGAGACCGGTCTCGCCGAGACCACGCTTCCCTGGCACACGCTCCGCACTCCGACGGCCGACCTCGCGGCCGCCCTCGCCTTCACCGCCGCCGCGCTCGGCAAGATCGCGGTCGACGTCCAGTTCCTGACGCGTACCGAGGTCGGCGAGGTCACCGAACCCGCGGGCGAGGGCCGTGGCGGTTCCTCCGCGATGCCGCACAAACGCAATCCGGTGCTGGCGACGCTGATCCGTTCGGCCGCGCTCCAGGTCCCGGTGCTGGCCACCGGCGTCACCCAGTCGTTGATTTCCGAGGACGAGCGGTCCGCGGGCGCGTGGCACGCCGAGTGGCAGTTGCTGCGCGAGTGCCTGCGCCTGACCGGCGGCGCCGCTTATACGGCGGCCGAGCTCGCGCGCGGCCTGGTCGTCAACGACGAGCGTTCGCGCGAGAACCTCGACTTCACGCACGGCCAGATCGTTTCCGAGCGGCTCTCGACGGTGCTCGCCCCGCTGCTGGGCAAGGCGCGGGCCAAGGAGGTCCTCGGACGCGCGTCCGGGCTCGCACTGAAGCAGGGCCGGAACCTCGGCGAGGTTCTTTCCGACCTGCCGGAGATAACCGGAGTCCTCCCCGCGGAATCCCTCGCCGACCTGCTGGATCCCGCGAACTACACCGGCTCGGCCGGGGCACTGACCGACAACGCGCTGGAAGCGCGGAAAGAAAATCCGGGAACTTCTTGA
- a CDS encoding DinB family protein: MDTIPDENYSPKWSGDRPEPPRVGSEREILTSTLDWHRRTFELKCQGLTPEQLALRPVDPSTLSLHGLLRHLTGTERWWFRIQFAGEEVPMLYYSDERPEQDFDDTDGDVEAAWAAWREECARSRQIVAAASLDDFGRTHGTGEPFSLRWLLTHHIAEYARHDGHADLLRERIDGRTGH; encoded by the coding sequence ATGGACACGATCCCTGACGAGAACTACTCGCCCAAGTGGTCCGGTGACCGGCCGGAGCCGCCGCGGGTGGGGAGCGAGCGCGAGATCCTGACGTCCACGCTCGACTGGCACCGCCGCACCTTCGAGCTGAAGTGCCAGGGTCTGACGCCGGAGCAGCTGGCGCTGCGGCCGGTCGATCCGTCGACCCTGTCACTGCACGGGCTGCTCAGACACCTCACCGGGACCGAGCGCTGGTGGTTCCGCATCCAGTTCGCGGGTGAGGAGGTCCCGATGCTCTATTACTCCGACGAGCGGCCCGAGCAGGACTTCGACGACACCGATGGTGACGTCGAGGCCGCGTGGGCGGCGTGGCGTGAGGAGTGCGCGCGGTCGAGGCAGATCGTGGCGGCCGCCTCGCTCGACGACTTCGGCCGGACCCACGGCACCGGCGAGCCGTTCTCGCTGCGCTGGCTGCTGACGCATCACATCGCCGAGTACGCGCGCCACGACGGCCACGCCGACCTGTTGCGCGAGCGCATCGACGGGAGGACAGGCCACTGA
- a CDS encoding tyrosine-type recombinase/integrase has translation MASPIFANTTGTLRDPNNVLRVLREIRGSDDFLWLTSHNFRKTTATALDDAGVSTQLIADHLGHSRVSMTQDTYLGRRTVDPITAQALEDLLD, from the coding sequence CTGGCTAGCCCGATCTTCGCCAACACGACCGGCACGCTGCGGGACCCGAACAACGTCCTGCGGGTGCTCCGCGAAATCCGGGGATCGGACGACTTCCTGTGGCTCACGTCGCACAACTTCCGCAAGACCACGGCAACCGCCCTGGATGACGCGGGCGTCTCAACGCAGCTGATCGCGGACCACCTCGGCCACTCGCGGGTGTCGATGACGCAGGACACCTACCTGGGCCGGAGAACGGTCGACCCGATCACGGCACAAGCCCTTGAGGATCTGCTTGACTAG
- a CDS encoding NUDIX hydrolase yields MPRVDYYNDPNAPEANSIVVAVSAFIQDDEGRILMIRRTDNDLYSIPGGQLELGETLAEAAVREVREETGIECEITGVIGLYSDPKHVIAYDDGEVRQEFSICFRAVPKSGGIRTSDESKEVAWTRLYGDPLIRPCLQD; encoded by the coding sequence ATGCCCCGAGTCGACTACTACAACGACCCGAACGCGCCCGAGGCCAACAGCATCGTAGTAGCGGTCTCAGCATTCATCCAGGATGACGAAGGCCGGATCTTGATGATCAGGCGTACTGACAACGATTTGTACTCGATCCCAGGTGGCCAATTGGAACTCGGCGAAACACTAGCCGAGGCGGCGGTTCGGGAGGTCCGCGAGGAGACCGGCATCGAGTGTGAGATCACGGGCGTGATTGGGCTGTATTCGGATCCCAAGCACGTGATCGCCTACGACGATGGTGAAGTTCGCCAGGAGTTCTCGATCTGCTTTCGGGCGGTCCCAAAAAGCGGCGGGATTCGAACGAGTGACGAGAGCAAAGAAGTAGCCTGGACCAGGCTGTATGGAGATCCGTTAATTCGTCCGTGCTTGCAAGATTAA
- a CDS encoding DUF7701 domain-containing protein: protein MSNYLSDLAARVRAAVPSEAEPPADTDDLFVLYAILVRVKGTQTSLSDVHDAWSGWIIQKGMQHKSLVPFDQLDASTKSEDSPYLAAIHKVAHDLDKNT from the coding sequence ATGTCTAACTACCTGTCAGATCTGGCGGCAAGAGTCAGGGCAGCGGTGCCCTCGGAAGCCGAGCCACCTGCAGATACTGATGACCTGTTCGTCCTGTACGCGATCCTCGTTCGAGTAAAAGGCACACAGACTTCACTTTCAGATGTACATGATGCTTGGTCCGGTTGGATCATCCAGAAGGGCATGCAACATAAATCTCTTGTCCCATTTGATCAACTAGACGCGAGCACCAAGTCAGAAGATAGTCCCTACCTAGCCGCAATACATAAGGTTGCCCACGACCTGGACAAGAACACCTAA
- a CDS encoding RipA family octameric membrane protein, protein MTDKASEIDPRELELYKLAVEMADRVSARRSAANTFYLTVQTAFVTVLGIATPKLNESNWWNSLVVSIVGMAISISWWLQLRSYRDLNKAKFTVINKMEDRLPVSIFSDEWEGLKKDPVPGWRGRYAELGTIERIIPALFAVLYLLLLVARLT, encoded by the coding sequence GTGACGGATAAAGCGTCGGAGATTGACCCGCGGGAACTCGAATTATATAAGCTAGCTGTTGAAATGGCCGATCGAGTATCCGCAAGGCGCTCGGCCGCGAATACATTCTACCTGACAGTTCAAACCGCTTTTGTCACAGTCCTAGGAATAGCTACACCTAAGCTGAATGAATCCAACTGGTGGAACTCCTTAGTTGTATCAATTGTCGGGATGGCAATTTCAATATCGTGGTGGCTGCAGTTAAGGAGTTATCGAGACCTGAACAAAGCGAAGTTTACGGTCATCAACAAAATGGAAGATAGGCTGCCAGTTAGCATCTTCTCCGATGAATGGGAAGGCCTCAAAAAAGATCCAGTTCCAGGCTGGCGTGGAAGATATGCCGAACTGGGAACGATTGAGCGAATAATACCTGCACTGTTCGCCGTTTTGTACCTACTACTACTGGTTGCTAGACTCACCTAA
- a CDS encoding TIR domain-containing protein gives MTKRVFISFDYDYDQFLKEALVGQSKNADSPFSIADWSIKEASADWKKKARYRIRASDIVVVLCGEHTHQAVGVGVELEIAQEEEISYFLLRGYSSKTCYKPTTARASDKMYDWTWPNLKKLIGGAR, from the coding sequence ATGACAAAGCGAGTCTTCATCAGCTTCGACTACGACTACGATCAATTCTTAAAGGAAGCTTTAGTCGGACAGTCTAAAAATGCCGACTCGCCGTTTTCGATTGCAGATTGGTCGATCAAAGAAGCCTCCGCAGACTGGAAGAAAAAAGCGCGATACCGAATTCGCGCCTCCGATATCGTAGTCGTGCTATGCGGAGAACATACTCACCAGGCAGTTGGGGTCGGCGTTGAGCTTGAAATAGCCCAAGAAGAGGAGATTTCTTACTTTCTCCTACGGGGGTACAGTTCGAAAACTTGCTACAAGCCAACTACGGCGCGTGCATCAGATAAGATGTACGACTGGACCTGGCCGAACCTCAAGAAACTAATCGGTGGCGCCAGGTGA